CATGTGGCGAACGCGCCCCGCCTTGCCCAACTCGACGTTCTCGTGGTCGACGTTGCCTACCTGGCCGATCGTGGCCCAGCAGTTCACGTGCACTATCCTCACCTCGCCCGACGGCAGCTTGACCTGCGCGTGGTTGCCGTCGCGGGCCATGAGCTGCGCCACCGCCCCTGCGCTGCGGACGATCTTGCCGCCCTCCCCGGGCCTCAGCTCGATGTTGTGGATCGAGGTGCCCAGCGGGATGTTCGACAGCGGAAGCGAGTTGCCCGGCTGGATCTCGGCGCCGGCCGAGGCCATGAGCGAGTCGCCGATCTTGAGGCCCACCGGGGCGAGTATGTAACGCTTCTCGCCGTCGGCGTAGGCGACCAGGGCGATGCGGGCCGAGCGGTTCGGATCGTACTCCAGCGCCTTGACGGAAGCGGGGATGTCCCTCTTGTCGCGCCTGAAGTCGATGATCCTGTACTTCAGCTTCGCGCCGCCGCCCCTGTGCCGCATGGTGATCCTGCCGTTGCAGTTGCGCCCCGCGTGCTTGCTGAGCGCTTCGGTCAGGCGACGCTCCGGCCTCTTGGACGAGAGCTCCGAAAAATCGTAGGAGCTCATCCCTCTGCG
This is a stretch of genomic DNA from Pseudomonadota bacterium. It encodes these proteins:
- the rplB gene encoding 50S ribosomal protein L2, whose product is MVLKNYAPTTPGRRGMSSYDFSELSSKRPERRLTEALSKHAGRNCNGRITMRHRGGGAKLKYRIIDFRRDKRDIPASVKALEYDPNRSARIALVAYADGEKRYILAPVGLKIGDSLMASAGAEIQPGNSLPLSNIPLGTSIHNIELRPGEGGKIVRSAGAVAQLMARDGNHAQVKLPSGEVRIVHVNCWATIGQVGNVDHENVELGKAGRVRHMGWRPHVRGTAMNPIDHPHGGGEGRTKGGRHPVTPWGRPTKGAKTRCNDRTQHFIVSDRRAK